A portion of the Streptomyces coeruleoprunus genome contains these proteins:
- a CDS encoding aminotransferase class V-fold PLP-dependent enzyme translates to MGNDTMNIAQLRARTPGCTESAYFDNAGSALPSEQVTRTVIDHLLLERRVGGYTAAAMAADRLEAVYSSVARLLNAAPDEIALVENATRAWDMAFYGIRFRPGDRILTSRSEYPSNALAFLHAKERHGVAVEPIPDDEHGQVCLESLAAMLADGGVRLVAVNHVPTYNGLVHPAAAIGELARRAGALYLLDACQSAGQLPLDVREIGCHMLSATGRKYLRAPRGTGFLYVSKDVVGELDPPLVDLRAATWTGPDTYELRPDARRFETWERNTAGLLGLGAAVDEALALGVDRIRDRVDLLAGRLRAHLAALGGVDVHDRGLVRSGIVTFTKKGWEAAELVTALRAAGVTVDSSFPSRARFDTRPDKPAAVVRASVHYFNTEAELDRLVNVVDGM, encoded by the coding sequence CGGGCTGCACGGAGTCCGCCTACTTCGACAACGCCGGCTCCGCGCTCCCGTCCGAACAGGTCACCCGCACCGTCATCGACCACCTCCTCCTGGAGCGCCGCGTCGGCGGCTACACCGCCGCGGCGATGGCGGCCGACCGCCTGGAGGCCGTCTACTCCTCCGTGGCCCGCCTCCTCAACGCGGCCCCCGACGAGATCGCCCTCGTCGAGAACGCCACCCGGGCCTGGGACATGGCGTTCTACGGCATCCGCTTCCGCCCCGGCGACCGCATCCTCACCTCCCGCAGCGAGTACCCGAGCAACGCCCTCGCGTTCCTGCACGCCAAGGAGCGTCACGGGGTCGCCGTCGAGCCGATCCCGGACGACGAGCACGGGCAGGTGTGCCTGGAGTCCCTGGCCGCCATGCTGGCCGACGGCGGCGTACGGCTCGTGGCGGTCAACCACGTGCCCACGTACAACGGCCTGGTCCACCCGGCCGCCGCCATCGGCGAACTGGCCCGCCGGGCGGGCGCCCTGTACCTCCTGGACGCCTGCCAGTCGGCCGGCCAACTGCCGCTGGACGTGCGGGAGATCGGCTGCCACATGCTGTCGGCGACCGGCCGCAAGTATCTGCGCGCCCCGCGCGGCACCGGCTTCCTCTACGTGTCGAAGGACGTCGTCGGCGAACTGGACCCGCCGCTCGTCGACCTGCGCGCGGCGACCTGGACGGGCCCGGACACCTACGAGTTACGGCCCGACGCGCGGCGGTTCGAGACCTGGGAGCGCAACACGGCCGGCCTGCTCGGCCTCGGCGCGGCCGTGGACGAGGCCCTGGCCCTCGGCGTCGACCGCATACGGGACCGGGTCGACCTGCTCGCCGGCCGCCTCAGGGCCCACCTCGCGGCCCTCGGGGGCGTGGACGTCCACGACCGCGGCCTGGTCCGCAGCGGCATCGTCACCTTCACCAAGAAGGGGTGGGAGGCGGCGGAGCTGGTCACCGCCCTGCGGGCGGCCGGGGTGACGGTCGACTCGTCGTTCCCGTCCCGCGCCAGGTTCGACACCCGCCCGGACAAGCCGGCCGCGGTGGTCCGGGCGTCCGTGCACTACTTCAACACCGAAGCGGAGCTGGACAGGCTCGTCAACGTCGTCGACGGGATGTGA
- a CDS encoding nuclear transport factor 2 family protein: MSVDRLSDPAVRAFVAALNAGDRRAFREALTPDATMSDDGSDRDLDQWVEQEVFSSRGHMDVESEKGGGRDLVARYRNDTWGEMRTAWHFVVEDGKIARFETGQA; this comes from the coding sequence ATGTCCGTCGACCGGCTCTCCGATCCCGCCGTACGCGCCTTCGTCGCCGCCCTCAACGCCGGTGACCGGCGGGCGTTCCGCGAGGCGCTCACCCCGGACGCCACCATGTCCGACGACGGGTCCGACCGCGACCTCGACCAGTGGGTCGAGCAGGAGGTCTTCTCCTCCCGCGGGCACATGGACGTCGAGTCCGAGAAGGGCGGCGGCCGCGACCTCGTCGCGCGCTACCGCAACGACACCTGGGGCGAGATGCGCACCGCCTGGCACTTCGTCGTGGAGGACGGCAAGATCGCCCGCTTCGAGACCGGGCAGGCCTGA
- a CDS encoding SDR family oxidoreductase produces MDAVRRIAVVTGAGSGIGRSVALALAEAGWSLALAGRRAGALEETAALAAGAETLCVPTDVTSPDEVAALFGAVRDRYGRVDVLFNNAGTFAGGGTPVEDLAHETWRQAVDVNLTGAFLCAQAAFRQMKEQSPQGGRIINNGSISAHVPRPHSVAYTATKHAMTGLTKSLSLEGRPYRIACGQIDIGNAATEMTERMQAGILQANGTLAPEPVMDAADVARTVVHMASLPLEANVQFATVMATTMPYIGRG; encoded by the coding sequence ATGGACGCTGTACGGAGGATCGCGGTGGTGACCGGCGCCGGCTCGGGCATCGGCCGCAGTGTGGCGCTCGCGCTGGCGGAGGCGGGCTGGTCACTGGCCCTGGCGGGCCGCCGGGCCGGGGCACTGGAGGAGACGGCGGCGCTCGCGGCCGGGGCCGAGACCCTGTGCGTACCGACGGACGTGACCTCGCCGGACGAGGTCGCCGCCCTCTTCGGGGCGGTCCGCGACCGGTACGGCCGGGTGGACGTGCTGTTCAACAACGCCGGCACGTTCGCCGGCGGCGGCACGCCGGTCGAGGACCTGGCCCACGAGACGTGGCGGCAGGCCGTCGACGTCAATCTGACGGGCGCGTTCCTGTGCGCCCAGGCGGCGTTCCGGCAGATGAAGGAGCAGTCGCCGCAGGGCGGCCGGATCATCAACAACGGCTCGATCTCGGCGCACGTGCCGCGCCCGCACTCGGTGGCGTACACGGCGACGAAGCACGCGATGACGGGCCTGACGAAGTCGCTGTCGCTGGAGGGGCGCCCGTACCGGATCGCGTGCGGTCAGATCGACATCGGCAACGCGGCGACGGAGATGACCGAGCGCATGCAGGCCGGCATCCTCCAGGCGAACGGCACCCTCGCCCCCGAGCCGGTGATGGACGCGGCCGACGTGGCCCGGACCGTGGTCCACATGGCGTCGCTGCCCCTGGAGGCCAACGTGCAGTTCGCCACGGTGATGGCGACGACGATGCCCTACATCGGCCGGGGGTGA
- a CDS encoding alkaline phosphatase D family protein, with translation MTSESSQLRAAARHFARRRFLTATGAAAALAFATGLPAAGAAQAAELDARKITEDPFTLGVASGDPLPTSVLLWTRLAPRPYEPGSGLPAERIPVHWELAHDERFTRVVRRGLATAHPEFDHSVHAEVPHLEPGRVYHYRFRTGRWISPAGRTRTAPRPGSRVGELRVAAVSCQAYHDGYFTAYRHLAAEDDLAAVLHLGDYLYEYAVNATGGARAYTDRRLPAHFNRETVTLEDYRLRYALYKTDPDLRAAHAAHPFVVTWDDHETENNYAGGIPENGVPPEEFLLRRAAAYRAYWENQPLRLPQRPEGPDMRLHRRLHFGGLAQFDVLDTRQYRSDQAYGDGWQVPGPQSEDPSRTMTGAEQERWLLDGWRASGAVWNVVPQQVVFAQRRNVPGPDFKLSMDAWDGYPASRRRVLYGAAAAGIDNLVVLTGDVHVGYALDLKADFDDPDSRTVGTELVATSVSSGKDGADRPTNWDNLTRANPHLKYYNGRRGYLRLTLDERRARADFRTVSAVTTPGAPVTTAASFVTEAGDPGLRPA, from the coding sequence ATGACATCCGAGTCGTCCCAACTCCGCGCCGCCGCCCGCCACTTCGCGCGCCGCCGCTTCCTCACCGCCACCGGTGCCGCCGCCGCCCTCGCCTTCGCGACCGGCCTCCCCGCCGCGGGCGCCGCCCAGGCCGCCGAACTCGACGCGCGGAAGATCACCGAGGACCCGTTCACGCTGGGCGTCGCCTCCGGCGACCCGCTGCCCACGTCCGTCCTCCTCTGGACGCGCCTCGCCCCCCGCCCGTACGAACCCGGCAGCGGCCTGCCCGCCGAGCGGATCCCGGTCCACTGGGAGCTGGCCCACGACGAGCGCTTCACCCGCGTCGTCAGACGCGGCCTCGCCACCGCCCACCCCGAGTTCGACCACAGCGTCCACGCCGAGGTCCCGCACCTGGAGCCCGGCCGCGTCTACCACTACCGCTTCCGCACGGGCCGCTGGATCAGCCCCGCCGGGCGCACCCGCACCGCGCCCCGCCCCGGCTCCCGGGTCGGCGAGCTGAGGGTGGCCGCCGTGTCCTGCCAGGCGTACCACGACGGGTACTTCACCGCGTACCGCCACCTCGCCGCCGAGGACGACCTCGCGGCCGTCCTCCACCTCGGCGACTACCTGTACGAGTACGCCGTCAACGCCACCGGCGGCGCCCGCGCCTACACCGACCGGCGCCTGCCCGCCCACTTCAACCGCGAGACGGTCACCCTGGAGGACTACCGGCTGCGGTACGCGCTCTACAAGACCGACCCCGACCTGCGCGCCGCGCACGCCGCGCACCCCTTCGTCGTCACCTGGGACGACCACGAGACCGAGAACAACTACGCGGGCGGCATCCCCGAGAACGGCGTACCGCCCGAGGAGTTCCTGCTGCGCCGCGCCGCCGCGTACCGCGCCTACTGGGAGAACCAGCCGCTGCGGCTGCCCCAGCGGCCCGAGGGCCCGGACATGCGGCTCCACCGGCGGCTGCACTTCGGCGGCCTGGCCCAGTTCGACGTGCTCGACACCCGCCAGTACCGCTCCGACCAGGCGTACGGCGACGGCTGGCAGGTGCCCGGGCCGCAGTCCGAGGACCCCTCGCGGACCATGACCGGCGCCGAGCAGGAGCGCTGGCTCCTCGACGGCTGGCGGGCGTCCGGCGCGGTCTGGAACGTCGTCCCCCAGCAGGTCGTCTTCGCGCAGCGGCGCAACGTCCCCGGCCCCGACTTCAAGCTCTCCATGGACGCCTGGGACGGCTACCCCGCCTCCCGCCGCCGCGTCCTGTACGGGGCGGCCGCCGCCGGGATCGACAACCTCGTCGTCCTCACCGGCGACGTCCACGTCGGCTACGCCCTCGACCTGAAGGCCGACTTCGACGACCCCGACTCCCGCACCGTCGGCACCGAACTCGTCGCCACCTCCGTCAGCAGCGGAAAGGACGGCGCCGACCGGCCCACGAACTGGGACAACCTCACCCGCGCCAACCCGCACCTGAAGTACTACAACGGCCGGCGCGGCTATCTGCGGCTCACCCTCGACGAGCGCCGGGCCCGCGCCGACTTCCGGACCGTGTCGGCGGTCACCACGCCCGGCGCCCCCGTCACCACGGCGGCGTCGTTCGTGACGGAGGCGGGCGACCCAGGACTCAGGCCCGCGTAG